The proteins below come from a single Dermatophilaceae bacterium Soc4.6 genomic window:
- the hisD gene encoding histidinol dehydrogenase — MMSRLDLRGAPLTVRDLREALPRAEFDVEAALSQVRPLVEDVRHRGADALRDLGERFDGVRPEHLRVPAAVLQAALDQLDPDLRAALEESIRRARLVHADQRRTDTTTQVVEGGTVTERWVPVDRVGLYVPGGLAVYPSSVVMNVVPAQLALVPSLAVTSPPQRENVGVFAGYPNPTILATCALLGVDEVYAVGGAQAVAMFAYGFTDTEGDRSVVCEPVSLVTGPGNIYVTAAKRLLKGLIGIDAEAGPTEIAVLADDSADPEHVAADLVSQAEHDPLAAAVLVTDSEALVDAVEEALARRVPQTKHSERVTTALGGRQSRLVLVDDIDAGLAVVNAYAAEHLEIQTRDAAGVAARVRNGGAVFVGPWAPVSLGDYCAGSNHVLPTAGCACHSSGLSVQSFLRGVHVVTYDEAALRDVAHHVVTLAQSEDLPAHGEAVTARFGDRLPGPAPAPAS; from the coding sequence ATGATGTCCAGACTCGACCTGCGGGGTGCACCGCTCACGGTGCGCGACCTGCGGGAGGCCCTTCCCCGTGCCGAGTTCGACGTCGAGGCCGCCCTCTCGCAGGTGCGGCCTCTCGTCGAGGACGTGCGTCATCGCGGCGCCGACGCGCTCCGCGACCTCGGTGAGCGCTTCGACGGGGTGCGCCCCGAGCACCTGCGGGTGCCTGCTGCCGTGCTCCAGGCGGCCCTCGACCAGCTCGACCCCGACCTGCGGGCGGCACTGGAGGAGTCGATCCGGCGGGCTCGTCTGGTGCACGCCGACCAGCGCCGCACCGACACGACGACGCAGGTGGTCGAGGGCGGCACCGTCACCGAGCGCTGGGTGCCCGTCGACCGCGTCGGGCTCTATGTGCCGGGCGGCCTCGCGGTCTACCCCAGCAGCGTCGTGATGAACGTCGTGCCGGCTCAGCTGGCCCTGGTCCCCTCGCTGGCCGTGACCAGCCCACCCCAGAGGGAGAACGTCGGCGTCTTCGCCGGCTACCCCAACCCCACCATCCTCGCCACGTGCGCCCTGCTCGGTGTCGACGAGGTCTATGCCGTCGGCGGTGCGCAGGCGGTCGCGATGTTCGCCTACGGGTTCACCGACACCGAGGGTGACCGGAGCGTCGTCTGCGAGCCCGTGTCGCTCGTGACCGGTCCCGGCAACATCTACGTCACCGCGGCCAAGCGGCTGCTCAAGGGTCTGATCGGCATCGACGCCGAGGCCGGTCCGACCGAGATCGCCGTCCTCGCCGACGACAGCGCCGACCCCGAGCACGTCGCCGCCGACCTGGTCAGCCAGGCCGAGCACGACCCCCTCGCGGCAGCGGTGCTCGTCACCGACAGCGAGGCCCTGGTCGACGCGGTCGAGGAGGCGCTCGCTCGACGGGTGCCGCAGACCAAGCACAGTGAGCGGGTGACCACGGCCCTGGGTGGCCGCCAGTCGCGTCTCGTCCTCGTCGACGACATCGACGCCGGTCTGGCCGTCGTCAACGCGTATGCCGCCGAGCACCTCGAGATCCAGACCCGCGACGCCGCCGGCGTGGCTGCTCGCGTGCGCAACGGCGGGGCCGTCTTCGTCGGACCCTGGGCTCCGGTGAGCCTGGGTGACTACTGCGCGGGCTCCAACCACGTGCTGCCCACCGCCGGCTGCGCCTGCCACAGCAGCGGACTGTCGGTGCAGTCGTTCCTGCGGGGGGTCCACGTCGTCACCTACGACGAGGCCGCCCTGCGTGACGTCGCGCACCACGTCGTCACCCTCGCGCAGTCCGAGGACCTACCGGCCCACGGCGAAGCCGTGACCGCCCGGTTCGGCGACCGGCTCCCCGGCCCGGCTCCCGCCCCGGCTTCGTGA
- a CDS encoding histidinol-phosphate transaminase, which produces MSAQTRESPADLVDALLRDDLRGQTPYGAPQLDVAVRLNTNENSYDVPADVVAAITAAVTGVAVHLNRYPDREFLALRAALAAYLASQTGVALAADQLWAANGSNEVLQHLVQAFGGAGRTALGFTPAYSMHPIIVRTMGTTWVDGLRGAPSGAFDLTPESAAAQVRAHQPHLVFLCSPNNPTGTALDPAVVEAVLDAAPRSLVVVDEAYAEFARPGTPSAVGLLADHPLLVVTRTMSKAFALAGARLGYLAGAPALLDALRLVRLPYHLSDPTQAVALAALTHVRSLLHTVEAIKTQRDRIVTELEALGYPPQPSDANFVLFGGLDDAPATWQALLERGVLVRDVGLPGYLRVTAGTPTETDAFLAAVADLPDSHRRVTRAQPQPQTQTQTQPQEPLS; this is translated from the coding sequence GTGAGCGCGCAGACGAGGGAGTCTCCGGCCGACCTGGTCGACGCCCTGCTGCGTGACGACCTGCGCGGTCAGACGCCCTACGGTGCGCCGCAGCTCGACGTCGCGGTGCGGCTCAACACGAACGAGAACTCCTACGACGTGCCGGCCGACGTCGTGGCGGCGATCACGGCTGCCGTGACCGGCGTCGCCGTGCACCTCAACCGCTACCCCGACCGCGAGTTCCTCGCCCTGCGTGCGGCGCTCGCGGCCTACCTCGCCAGCCAGACCGGCGTGGCACTCGCCGCCGACCAGCTCTGGGCCGCCAACGGCTCCAACGAGGTGCTCCAGCACCTCGTGCAGGCCTTCGGCGGAGCCGGGCGCACCGCCCTCGGCTTCACCCCCGCCTACTCCATGCACCCCATCATCGTGCGCACCATGGGAACGACCTGGGTCGACGGCCTGCGCGGGGCGCCGTCCGGCGCCTTCGACCTGACCCCGGAGTCGGCGGCTGCGCAGGTGCGGGCGCACCAGCCCCACCTGGTGTTCCTCTGCTCGCCCAACAACCCCACGGGCACGGCGCTCGACCCCGCCGTGGTCGAGGCGGTGCTCGATGCGGCACCGCGCTCGCTCGTGGTCGTCGACGAGGCCTACGCCGAGTTCGCCCGACCGGGCACACCGAGCGCGGTCGGCCTCCTGGCCGACCACCCGCTGCTGGTGGTGACCCGCACGATGAGCAAGGCGTTCGCCCTCGCCGGCGCCCGCCTGGGCTACCTCGCCGGTGCGCCCGCGCTGCTCGACGCGCTGCGTCTGGTCCGCCTGCCTTACCACCTGTCCGACCCGACGCAGGCGGTCGCCCTCGCTGCCCTCACCCACGTCCGGAGCCTGCTGCACACCGTCGAGGCGATCAAGACGCAGCGCGACCGCATCGTCACCGAGCTCGAGGCCCTGGGCTACCCACCCCAGCCGAGCGACGCCAACTTCGTGCTCTTCGGCGGTCTCGACGACGCCCCGGCCACCTGGCAGGCCCTGCTCGAGCGGGGTGTGCTGGTGCGTGACGTCGGGCTCCCGGGCTACCTGCGGGTCACCGCCGGCACACCGACCGAGACCGACGCGTTCCTCGCGGCCGTCGCCGATCTGCCAGACTCCCACCGGCGCGTCACCCGCGCCCAACCCCAGCCCCAGACCCAGACCCAGACTCAGCCTCAGGAGCCACTCTCGTGA
- the priA gene encoding bifunctional 1-(5-phosphoribosyl)-5-((5-phosphoribosylamino)methylideneamino)imidazole-4-carboxamide isomerase/phosphoribosylanthranilate isomerase PriA, whose protein sequence is MTQPSPTAPSSTGAPAAGRLELLPAVDVAGGRAVQLVQGVAGSGGEFGEPLAAALAWQEQGAEWLHLVDLDAAFGRGSNREVIDEIVGRLDILVELSGGIRDEESLTTALATGCRRVNLGTAALEDPAWTASAIAAHGDRIAVGLDVRGTTLAARGWTQDGGDLWETLERLDDEGCARYVVTDVRKDGMLAGPNLELLAEVCGFTDRPVLASGGVSTLEDLRALRDLVARGVEGAIVGSALYRGGFTLPDALDVAGRP, encoded by the coding sequence GTGACCCAGCCCAGCCCGACCGCCCCCTCGTCGACCGGTGCTCCCGCCGCCGGCCGGCTCGAGCTGCTGCCCGCCGTCGACGTCGCCGGTGGCCGTGCCGTCCAGCTGGTGCAGGGGGTGGCCGGCTCGGGCGGCGAGTTCGGCGAGCCGCTCGCGGCGGCGCTGGCGTGGCAGGAGCAGGGCGCGGAGTGGCTGCACCTCGTCGACCTCGACGCCGCCTTCGGCCGCGGCAGCAACCGCGAGGTCATCGACGAGATCGTGGGCCGGCTCGACATCCTCGTCGAGCTGTCGGGCGGCATCCGCGACGAGGAGTCGCTGACCACCGCGTTGGCCACCGGGTGCCGCCGGGTCAACCTCGGGACGGCCGCCCTCGAGGACCCCGCCTGGACGGCCTCCGCGATCGCCGCGCACGGCGACCGGATCGCCGTCGGTCTCGACGTGCGCGGGACCACGCTCGCCGCTCGCGGCTGGACCCAGGACGGCGGCGACCTGTGGGAGACCCTCGAGCGACTCGACGACGAGGGCTGCGCCCGCTACGTCGTCACCGACGTGCGCAAGGACGGCATGCTGGCGGGCCCGAACCTCGAGCTGCTCGCCGAGGTGTGCGGGTTCACCGACCGCCCGGTCCTCGCCTCCGGCGGGGTGTCCACCCTCGAGGACCTGCGGGCGCTGCGGGATCTGGTGGCCCGAGGGGTCGAGGGCGCCATCGTCGGCTCGGCCCTCTACCGGGGCGGCTTCACCCTGCCCGACGCCCTCGACGTGGCCGGTCGCCCGTGA
- a CDS encoding RidA family protein gives MSEARLGSGGPWEQAFGYSRAVRVGSRILVSGCTSTRDGVVHFPSDPAAQLRLAAETALAAVSELGGTLDDVVLTRLYVTHRRDCEAIGRAHGELFGAVRPVATMVVVAGLLHPDMRVEIEVEAVVGAATSLPRPEQAPV, from the coding sequence GTGAGCGAGGCCCGCCTCGGCTCTGGCGGGCCGTGGGAGCAGGCGTTCGGCTACTCCCGCGCCGTCCGGGTCGGCAGCCGCATCCTCGTCTCCGGGTGCACCTCGACCCGCGACGGGGTCGTCCACTTCCCCTCCGACCCGGCCGCCCAGCTGCGGCTGGCCGCGGAGACGGCTCTGGCCGCCGTCTCCGAGCTCGGGGGCACGCTCGACGACGTCGTCCTCACCCGCCTCTACGTCACGCACCGCCGTGACTGCGAGGCCATCGGCCGCGCCCACGGCGAGCTCTTCGGCGCCGTCAGACCGGTCGCGACGATGGTCGTCGTGGCAGGTCTGCTGCACCCTGACATGCGGGTCGAGATCGAGGTCGAGGCGGTCGTCGGTGCCGCCACCAGCCTCCCGCGACCCGAGCAGGCCCCGGTATGA
- the hisH gene encoding imidazole glycerol phosphate synthase subunit HisH, which translates to MSGSSPTVVVLDYGSGNVHSVVRALERVGAQVVLTADREQALEADGLFVPGVGNFHACLAGLHRANGPRLIDIRLSGGRPVIGVCVGMQVMFEGSSEPAAAPREGLGQWPGTVDRLAADVVPHMGWSTVEAGAGSRLFAGVEHERFYFVHSYAAQQWSLHPEGSFAVVAPVVTWSEHGGPFVAAVENGPLTATQFHPEKSGDAGAHLLENWVRSL; encoded by the coding sequence ATGAGCGGCTCATCGCCCACCGTCGTGGTCCTCGACTACGGCAGCGGTAACGTCCACTCGGTCGTGCGGGCCCTCGAGCGGGTCGGGGCGCAGGTGGTGCTGACGGCCGACCGAGAGCAGGCGCTGGAGGCGGACGGGCTCTTCGTACCGGGAGTGGGCAACTTCCACGCCTGTCTTGCCGGGCTGCACCGGGCCAACGGCCCGCGCCTGATCGACATCCGCCTGTCGGGGGGCCGCCCGGTGATCGGGGTCTGCGTCGGTATGCAGGTGATGTTCGAGGGGTCGAGCGAGCCGGCTGCCGCACCACGGGAAGGCCTCGGCCAGTGGCCGGGCACCGTCGACCGGCTCGCGGCTGACGTCGTGCCCCACATGGGCTGGTCGACGGTGGAGGCGGGCGCCGGCTCGCGCCTCTTCGCCGGTGTCGAGCACGAGCGTTTCTACTTCGTGCACTCCTACGCCGCCCAGCAGTGGAGCCTCCACCCCGAGGGCTCCTTCGCCGTGGTGGCCCCGGTCGTCACCTGGTCCGAGCACGGGGGCCCCTTCGTGGCGGCCGTCGAGAACGGACCGCTCACCGCCACGCAGTTCCACCCCGAGAAATCGGGCGACGCCGGAGCCCACCTCCTCGAGAACTGGGTCCGGTCGCTCTAG
- a CDS encoding SseB family protein, whose protein sequence is MSRADRPGPSDSAGLPWAGRDLTPSGFEDDDGSADAALLASLAARGADPSPETDVALFALVRAARWIVPVVAAPAETETGETGLLVEKRTDMAVVTIVGPDGRRALPVFTSAAALARWDASARPVPVSADRAAQAAVAEGCDVLLVDVGSEGPTELRPSMVWALAQRASWLPASTDPFVAKAVAVAVASEPAVVTTRLEDGSPPGQGVLRVVLALRPGLDGPSVEALATRVGERLATDGELRARVDGLAFALEPAPGTT, encoded by the coding sequence ATGAGCCGGGCCGACCGGCCGGGCCCGTCCGACAGCGCCGGGCTGCCCTGGGCCGGCCGTGACCTCACCCCCTCCGGCTTCGAGGACGATGACGGGTCGGCCGACGCAGCGCTGCTGGCGTCCCTCGCGGCTCGCGGGGCCGACCCCTCGCCCGAGACCGATGTCGCCCTCTTCGCACTGGTCCGGGCCGCCCGGTGGATCGTGCCGGTGGTCGCGGCCCCGGCAGAGACCGAGACCGGCGAGACCGGGCTGCTGGTCGAGAAGCGCACCGACATGGCGGTCGTCACCATCGTGGGGCCCGACGGACGACGGGCGCTGCCGGTCTTCACCTCCGCTGCGGCCCTCGCACGCTGGGACGCGTCGGCCCGCCCGGTGCCCGTGTCCGCCGACCGGGCCGCCCAGGCGGCGGTCGCCGAGGGCTGCGACGTGCTCCTGGTCGACGTGGGGAGCGAGGGACCGACCGAGCTGCGCCCCAGCATGGTCTGGGCCCTGGCCCAGCGTGCCTCCTGGCTCCCGGCGTCGACCGACCCGTTCGTCGCGAAGGCGGTCGCGGTCGCGGTCGCGTCGGAGCCAGCCGTCGTCACCACGCGGCTCGAGGACGGCTCACCGCCCGGTCAGGGCGTGCTCCGCGTCGTCCTGGCCCTGCGGCCCGGTCTCGACGGGCCGTCCGTCGAGGCGCTGGCCACGCGGGTGGGTGAGCGCCTCGCCACCGACGGTGAGCTGCGGGCCCGGGTCGACGGCCTGGCCTTCGCCCTCGAGCCCGCCCCGGGCACGACCTGA
- the hisB gene encoding imidazoleglycerol-phosphate dehydratase HisB, translating to MTGARTATISRTTSESSVELTLDLDGTGESDVSTGVPFYDHMLRSLAKHSLVDLTVRATGDTHVDAHHTVEDVAIVLGEALREALGDKRGISRFGDATVPLDECLVQAVVDVSGRPYLVHEGEPEGQQYHLIGGHFTGSMTRHVFESIVHHAAICLHVRVLSGRDPHHIVEAQFKAFARALRSAVERDPRVIGVPSAKGSL from the coding sequence GTGACCGGCGCCCGCACCGCGACGATCAGCCGCACGACCAGCGAGTCGTCGGTCGAGCTGACCCTCGACCTCGACGGCACGGGCGAGTCCGACGTCTCCACCGGGGTGCCGTTCTACGACCACATGCTGCGCTCCCTGGCCAAGCACTCCCTGGTCGACCTCACCGTCCGCGCCACGGGTGACACGCACGTCGACGCCCACCACACGGTCGAGGACGTCGCGATCGTGCTCGGCGAGGCACTGCGCGAGGCGCTCGGCGACAAGCGCGGCATCAGCCGCTTCGGCGACGCGACGGTGCCCCTCGACGAGTGCCTCGTGCAGGCTGTCGTCGACGTCTCCGGTCGGCCGTACCTCGTGCACGAGGGGGAGCCCGAGGGCCAGCAGTACCACCTCATCGGGGGCCACTTCACCGGGTCGATGACCCGGCACGTCTTCGAGAGCATCGTCCACCACGCGGCGATCTGCCTGCACGTGCGCGTGCTGTCGGGCCGCGACCCGCACCACATCGTCGAGGCGCAGTTCAAGGCCTTCGCCCGGGCCCTGCGGTCGGCCGTCGAGCGCGACCCCCGGGTCATCGGCGTCCCCAGTGCCAAGGGCAGTCTCTAG